Proteins encoded in a region of the Flavobacteriales bacterium genome:
- a CDS encoding phosphatidylserine decarboxylase — MKIKYIDRASGDTKTEHPPAEGLLKFLYDNPFGKTLALPLIKRKLLSEIYGRRMDAKTSIKKIKPFVEDLNIDMTESLLKIDQFSSFNDFFYRKLKPESRPIGDGFVSPGDGRLLAFENIDSIHSFFVKGRKFTLSEFLQDHKLAKKYEGGTLIILRLAPNDYHRFHFPFDGTPSEVTKIKGSYFSVSPYALANNFTTVFCENKREFCTLTTKEKGDLLLVPIGATMVGSIIETYRPNASLKKGAEMGYFAFGGSTVVVLAEAGKLTIDQDILTNTANQIETFVKMGEKIGS, encoded by the coding sequence ATGAAGATCAAATACATTGATAGAGCATCTGGAGATACAAAAACAGAACATCCACCAGCTGAAGGATTGTTAAAGTTTTTATATGATAATCCTTTTGGTAAGACTTTAGCTCTTCCACTTATTAAAAGAAAGCTTTTATCCGAAATCTATGGTCGAAGAATGGATGCTAAAACTTCAATAAAAAAAATAAAACCTTTTGTTGAAGATCTAAATATTGACATGACTGAATCTTTACTCAAAATAGATCAATTTAGCTCTTTCAATGATTTTTTTTATCGAAAACTAAAACCAGAATCCCGTCCTATTGGTGATGGTTTTGTTTCTCCTGGAGATGGTAGACTACTTGCTTTTGAAAATATTGACTCCATTCACTCTTTTTTTGTGAAAGGTCGAAAATTTACATTATCTGAATTTTTGCAAGATCATAAATTGGCAAAAAAATATGAGGGAGGAACACTAATTATACTTCGCCTAGCTCCCAATGATTATCATCGCTTTCATTTTCCTTTTGATGGGACACCTTCTGAGGTTACTAAAATTAAAGGAAGCTATTTTTCAGTATCTCCCTACGCCTTAGCCAATAATTTTACAACAGTTTTTTGTGAGAATAAACGTGAGTTCTGCACATTAACAACAAAAGAGAAAGGAGACTTGTTATTAGTACCTATTGGTGCTACCATGGTGGGAAGTATTATCGAAACTTATCGTCCCAATGCCTCCTTAAAAAAAGGAGCTGAAATGGGGTATTTTGCTTTTGGAGGGTCTACAGTTGTCGTTCTTGCCGAAGCAGGAAAACTTACGATAGATCAAGATATATTGACTAATACCGCCAACCAAATAGAAACTTTTGTTAAAATGGGTGAAAAGATTGGTTCATAA
- a CDS encoding metalloregulator ArsR/SmtB family transcription factor encodes MGLTKTNLFTDEQNNIAVLAKAFGHPARVAILQHLLKANACINSDLVNELGLAQATISQHLKELKNLGIIQGTVEGVSMSYCINSEKWKTIKETFNNLFDQLICCDDNNCC; translated from the coding sequence ATGGGATTAACAAAAACAAATCTTTTTACTGACGAGCAAAACAACATTGCTGTACTTGCTAAAGCTTTTGGCCACCCAGCCAGAGTAGCTATACTTCAACACTTATTAAAGGCAAATGCTTGTATCAACTCCGACTTAGTCAATGAACTAGGCTTAGCACAAGCCACAATTAGTCAACATTTAAAAGAATTGAAGAACCTTGGTATCATACAAGGAACTGTTGAAGGTGTTTCTATGAGTTACTGTATTAATTCTGAAAAATGGAAAACGATAAAAGAAACCTTTAATAACCTATTTGATCAACTGATCTGTTGTGACGATAATAATTGTTGCTAA
- a CDS encoding DUF6428 family protein → MKLSEFKSLLKLQDKIEIELPNGELVPRHFHVTEVGQINKRFIDCGGTLRNESVVNFQLWEANDYDHRLHPQKLVNIIELSETQLGLTDEEIEVEYQGITIEKYGISFDGNRFILTSKATDCLAKDNCGIPVEKIKKPLASITNNSCTPDSGCC, encoded by the coding sequence ATGAAATTATCAGAATTTAAATCGCTATTAAAATTACAGGACAAGATTGAAATTGAATTACCTAATGGAGAACTTGTTCCTAGGCATTTTCACGTAACAGAAGTAGGCCAAATTAACAAACGTTTTATTGATTGTGGAGGGACACTAAGAAATGAAAGTGTTGTCAACTTCCAACTATGGGAAGCTAATGATTATGATCATCGCCTTCACCCTCAAAAGCTTGTCAATATTATAGAGTTATCTGAAACTCAATTGGGCTTAACAGATGAAGAAATTGAGGTAGAATACCAAGGTATTACTATCGAAAAATATGGGATTTCTTTTGATGGTAACCGTTTTATTTTAACTTCAAAAGCAACGGATTGTCTAGCAAAAGATAATTGCGGAATTCCTGTAGAAAAAATAAAAAAACCATTAGCTTCAATTACTAATAACTCATGTACGCCAGATTCTGGATGTTGCTAA
- a CDS encoding protein-tyrosine-phosphatase, whose protein sequence is MTDQLQAIISKLDLKNIANTRKKELQVLIDYIDSKTTINESVNLNFICTHNSRRSQFSQLWAQVAANYFGVPVNSYSGGVEVTAFNNRAVASIIRMGFDVIKDRTANNPIYSVKWGSSSTPLKLFSKLFDDDSNPVSNFAAIMTCSHADENCPFIPGAEARIPIRYEDPKAFDNTSLESKMYDQRSIEIATELFYVFSKIKKQ, encoded by the coding sequence ATGACAGATCAACTTCAAGCAATTATTTCGAAATTAGATTTAAAAAATATTGCTAATACAAGAAAGAAAGAACTTCAAGTTTTAATTGACTACATTGACTCTAAAACAACTATAAATGAGAGCGTTAATTTAAATTTCATTTGCACTCACAACTCTAGAAGAAGTCAATTCTCTCAACTGTGGGCGCAAGTTGCTGCAAATTATTTTGGTGTTCCAGTAAATAGTTATTCTGGTGGAGTTGAAGTAACAGCTTTTAATAATAGAGCTGTAGCATCTATTATTCGAATGGGTTTTGATGTTATAAAAGATCGTACAGCGAATAACCCTATTTATAGCGTTAAATGGGGCTCCTCTTCTACTCCATTGAAGCTATTCTCGAAGTTGTTTGACGATGACAGTAATCCGGTTTCAAATTTTGCTGCGATAATGACATGTTCTCATGCTGATGAGAACTGCCCATTTATCCCTGGTGCGGAAGCAAGAATCCCTATTAGATACGAAGATCCTAAAGCATTTGACAATACATCATTAGAATCTAAAATGTATGATCAACGTTCGATAGAAATTGCTACAGAGCTATTTTATGTCTTCTCTAAGATCAAAAAACAATGA
- the arsB gene encoding ACR3 family arsenite efflux transporter — translation MNKMPKKIARFEKYLTLWVSLCILLGILLGNFFEPAFVNLSNWNIGSINIPVAILVWLMIYPMMVQIDFSSIKNISKNLKGLWITLTINWLVKPFTMAFFAYSFFYFLYQTWITPEEAEQYLAGAILLGAAPCTAMVFVWSYLTDGDANYTLVQVSVNDLILLVAFIPIIAFLFDVFEITINDSIGLPYKTLLSSILIFVVFPLVTGYISNRFLIKTKGITWFKSIFLKRLKPLSVIALLSTLIFIFAFQGHTILAQPLTILLIAIPLTVQTYFIFFLTWGLGKYFNLKHSICAPSAMIGASNFFELAVAIAISLFGLNSGASLATVVGILIEVPIMLSLVKLANNWKY, via the coding sequence ATGAATAAAATGCCTAAAAAAATCGCGAGGTTTGAAAAATACTTAACACTATGGGTTAGTTTATGTATTCTGTTGGGCATTTTATTGGGGAATTTCTTTGAACCTGCATTTGTGAATTTAAGCAATTGGAATATTGGTTCAATAAATATTCCTGTAGCAATACTGGTTTGGTTGATGATTTATCCAATGATGGTTCAAATAGATTTTTCATCGATTAAAAACATTTCTAAAAACCTTAAAGGATTGTGGATTACGCTAACAATAAATTGGTTAGTAAAGCCTTTTACAATGGCTTTCTTTGCTTACTCTTTCTTTTATTTTCTTTATCAAACCTGGATTACACCTGAAGAAGCAGAGCAGTATTTAGCAGGCGCTATATTATTGGGAGCTGCACCATGTACAGCTATGGTTTTTGTATGGTCATACCTCACTGATGGAGATGCCAACTATACCCTAGTTCAAGTTTCAGTAAATGACCTTATTTTACTCGTTGCCTTTATTCCTATAATAGCATTCTTGTTCGATGTTTTTGAAATCACGATTAATGATTCTATAGGTTTGCCCTATAAAACACTCCTATCTTCTATATTAATATTTGTTGTATTTCCATTAGTCACTGGATACATTTCCAATCGTTTTTTAATTAAAACAAAAGGAATTACATGGTTTAAGTCGATATTTCTAAAACGGCTAAAACCACTTTCAGTAATAGCTTTATTGTCGACCCTTATATTTATTTTTGCGTTTCAAGGTCATACAATATTAGCGCAGCCTCTAACCATTTTATTGATCGCCATTCCCTTAACTGTTCAAACATATTTTATTTTCTTCTTAACTTGGGGATTAGGAAAATATTTTAATTTAAAGCATAGCATCTGCGCTCCTTCAGCAATGATTGGTGCAAGTAATTTCTTTGAACTTGCTGTTGCAATTGCAATTTCCTTATTTGGCCTAAATTCTGGGGCTTCTTTAGCCACAGTAGTAGGAATACTCATAGAAGTCCCAATTATGTTGTCGCTGGTTAAACTAGCCAATAATTGGAAATATTAA
- a CDS encoding PKD domain-containing protein — translation MKKSIDKLCCLFISQLFFTTPISSQLVTSTYDFESLTLGPIHGQDNWVVESSHSTVNNGNVCPPVQGTELGPIVNSTTNSGSYVGSKALSCVNWSFGSQHGYASRVNDLSWALPTFLGAEYLVVEFDFSGNLWGKSFFLGYDQNNDGNFSNGCSSVDANEQSFGLSTSEQNLRLHNASGAIVAVTTRPPEWCRYSVFVDVKANGGQGEISVCYRDLGNNGNWIPIQDFQGINAGFTPGGNNQSNPNNINGMAYDQEAGPTGTIDNISVSSINYDMYDTIICQGQNITIGQVIDGASYLWNNGSVTPTIDVSQAGIYSVTVTLEGCAQFVRQINVTEAGFSPNAGDNNIVASCNSENEVDLNNLLSVNTNGEWSEIAPVSGQFDLNTGVLAVGNCAPGMYQFLFVVNGQECPADTALIEVIVNNQPNAGKDSLLRSCNGATDQVILNDLLEVGATPNGLWTETSMMLSGQLNNGVFSANNLNSEVYTFNYIVEAPEPCVFDTAKVSIAVVEYPTVNFQPSTTVGCPPLAVNFLNLSTNLYNSSCFWNLGNVEVLDCGNVNTVYETGGNYDVSLMIINDDLCVSSIELADLIEVHEWPVASFTSTPQHIFIDEPHVDFNNVSTNTFSSYWNFGDGENSVEENPSHSFPFSEPGSYQVTLIVENEIGCADSTKNEIEVLDRLLFYVPNAFTPDANGHNDIYVPVMKAGFDPNDYSFQIFNRWGDLLFMTDTPNVGWDGKYKGRLVQDGVYSWKITIKNLYDNGKEDYFGHFSLFR, via the coding sequence ATGAAAAAATCGATAGATAAATTATGTTGTCTGTTTATCTCTCAGTTGTTTTTTACTACCCCAATTTCAAGTCAACTGGTCACTTCAACTTATGATTTTGAAAGTTTGACGCTAGGACCTATTCATGGTCAAGATAATTGGGTTGTAGAAAGTAGTCATTCAACTGTGAATAATGGAAATGTATGTCCGCCAGTTCAAGGAACTGAATTGGGACCAATTGTAAATTCAACAACGAATTCAGGTAGTTATGTAGGATCAAAAGCGTTGTCATGTGTTAACTGGAGCTTTGGAAGTCAACATGGCTATGCTAGTAGAGTCAATGATTTGTCATGGGCGCTACCAACATTTTTAGGTGCAGAATATTTAGTCGTTGAGTTTGACTTCTCAGGAAACCTATGGGGAAAATCTTTCTTTTTGGGGTATGATCAAAACAATGATGGTAATTTTTCAAATGGCTGTTCCTCAGTTGACGCAAATGAACAAAGTTTTGGGTTAAGCACCTCTGAACAGAACTTGAGGCTTCATAATGCTTCAGGTGCTATAGTCGCTGTAACAACTAGGCCACCAGAGTGGTGCAGATATAGTGTATTTGTTGATGTTAAAGCAAATGGAGGACAAGGTGAGATTTCAGTTTGCTATCGTGATTTGGGAAACAATGGAAATTGGATTCCCATACAAGATTTTCAAGGAATAAACGCTGGGTTTACCCCCGGTGGAAATAATCAATCGAACCCCAATAATATTAACGGAATGGCTTATGACCAAGAGGCGGGACCTACTGGAACTATTGATAATATTTCTGTTTCGTCAATAAATTATGATATGTATGATACTATTATTTGCCAAGGGCAAAATATAACGATTGGACAAGTCATTGATGGGGCGAGCTATTTATGGAATAATGGGAGTGTTACGCCAACAATAGATGTAAGCCAAGCTGGTATTTATAGTGTTACTGTTACATTAGAGGGGTGTGCTCAATTTGTTCGTCAGATTAATGTTACAGAAGCAGGATTTTCTCCCAATGCAGGAGATAATAATATCGTAGCTTCTTGTAATAGTGAAAACGAAGTTGATTTGAATAATTTGTTGAGTGTAAACACAAATGGGGAGTGGTCTGAAATAGCACCTGTATCTGGACAATTTGACTTGAATACTGGAGTATTAGCTGTTGGTAATTGTGCTCCAGGGATGTATCAATTTTTATTTGTTGTTAACGGTCAAGAATGCCCTGCCGATACCGCTTTGATTGAAGTGATCGTCAATAACCAGCCTAATGCAGGAAAAGACTCTTTATTAAGAAGCTGTAATGGTGCTACAGATCAAGTTATTTTAAATGATTTACTAGAAGTTGGAGCAACTCCTAATGGTCTATGGACTGAAACTTCAATGATGCTCTCAGGGCAATTAAATAATGGTGTTTTTTCAGCTAATAACCTCAATTCAGAAGTTTATACTTTTAATTATATTGTTGAAGCACCAGAACCATGCGTTTTCGATACTGCAAAAGTTTCAATAGCAGTAGTAGAATATCCTACAGTAAATTTCCAGCCATCAACTACTGTTGGGTGTCCTCCTTTAGCAGTTAATTTTTTGAATTTAAGTACTAACCTTTATAATAGTTCCTGCTTTTGGAATTTAGGTAATGTAGAAGTTCTAGACTGTGGAAATGTTAACACAGTATATGAGACAGGGGGGAATTATGATGTTTCCCTGATGATTATCAATGATGATTTATGTGTTTCGAGTATAGAACTTGCGGATTTAATAGAGGTACATGAGTGGCCAGTAGCCAGTTTTACTTCAACTCCTCAACATATTTTTATTGATGAACCACATGTTGATTTTAATAATGTTTCGACCAATACTTTTTCAAGTTATTGGAATTTTGGAGATGGAGAGAATAGTGTAGAGGAAAATCCATCTCATAGTTTTCCATTTAGCGAACCTGGAAGTTACCAAGTAACACTTATTGTTGAGAATGAAATTGGCTGTGCTGATTCAACTAAAAATGAGATAGAGGTTCTTGATCGATTATTGTTTTATGTTCCCAATGCTTTTACTCCAGATGCTAATGGTCACAATGATATCTATGTCCCAGTTATGAAAGCAGGGTTTGATCCTAATGATTATTCGTTTCAAATCTTTAACCGCTGGGGAGATTTGTTATTTATGACGGATACACCCAATGTGGGTTGGGATGGTAAATATAAAGGTAGACTTGTTCAAGATGGTGTATACTCATGGAAAATTACTATCAAAAATTTATATGATAATGGTAAAGAGGATTATTTTGGACATTTTTCCTTGTTTAGGTAG
- a CDS encoding SDR family oxidoreductase — protein sequence MKKVALITGASSGIGKELAKIHAEKGGDLIIIARREEKLNALKAELEDKHGITVMTLVKDLSQPGIAKEIYDDVKAAGVTVDYLINNAGFGLRGKYHELSWERQHQMMQLNMIALSEMIYQFLPDFVAKNSGKILNTSSTASLMPGPLQAVYFATKAYVTFLSNGLAEELHDTNVTVSNLMPGATETEFAKTSGMDKTELFNKTFSAKSVALDGYYGMLSGKLDIISGVTFGQKMMMNMIPLTPKKMLLKQMRKMQEVK from the coding sequence ATGAAAAAAGTAGCATTAATCACTGGAGCAAGTAGTGGAATAGGTAAAGAATTAGCTAAAATTCATGCTGAAAAAGGAGGAGATTTAATTATTATAGCTCGAAGAGAAGAAAAATTGAATGCCTTAAAAGCTGAGTTGGAAGATAAACACGGTATAACAGTAATGACTTTAGTAAAAGATTTAAGTCAGCCAGGAATTGCAAAAGAAATTTATGATGATGTTAAAGCAGCTGGCGTAACGGTTGATTATTTAATCAATAATGCAGGTTTCGGTTTAAGAGGGAAATACCATGAGTTATCTTGGGAGAGACAACATCAAATGATGCAACTAAATATGATTGCATTGTCAGAAATGATTTATCAGTTTTTACCTGATTTTGTAGCAAAAAATAGTGGAAAAATCTTAAATACTTCTTCAACTGCATCATTAATGCCAGGACCATTACAGGCAGTATATTTTGCAACCAAAGCTTATGTGACCTTTTTAAGTAATGGTTTAGCTGAAGAATTACATGATACCAATGTTACAGTGTCCAATTTAATGCCAGGAGCAACAGAAACGGAATTTGCAAAAACATCTGGGATGGATAAAACGGAGTTGTTTAATAAAACATTTTCAGCAAAAAGTGTTGCTTTAGATGGCTATTATGGTATGTTGTCGGGTAAACTAGATATTATTTCAGGGGTTACATTTGGTCAAAAAATGATGATGAACATGATTCCATTGACGCCAAAGAAAATGCTGTTAAAACAAATGAGAAAAATGCAAGAAGTAAAATAA
- a CDS encoding NAD-dependent epimerase/dehydratase family protein, whose product MVNIDKTKPVLVTGANGYVASWVVKQLLEEGITVHAAVRSPENDKKVGHLKQIAQNAPGALKLFKADLLTPGAYQEAMEGCELVYHTASPFITSVKDPQKELIEPAENGTANVLNSANEVDSVKRVVVTSSCVAIYTDAIDAVNAPGGVLTEKVWNTTASLTYQPYAYSKTLAEKKAWEIAKAQSKWDLITINMSLVMGPSLNPNQTTSESMNILKMMGDGQMKMGAPKMGLGLVDVRDVAEAHFKAGYTPAAHGRYITSAHNTDFVEMGLTLAAKYGDKYPIPKKALPKWMLMIFGPMVNKLFTRKFIRNNVNIPWKADNSKIKKELGIEFLPMKKTMEDSFQMLIDEGIIK is encoded by the coding sequence ATGGTAAACATAGATAAAACAAAACCAGTATTAGTAACAGGAGCCAACGGTTATGTTGCAAGTTGGGTTGTTAAACAATTATTAGAAGAAGGAATCACTGTTCATGCTGCTGTGAGAAGTCCTGAGAATGATAAAAAAGTTGGGCACTTAAAACAAATCGCACAAAATGCACCTGGAGCGTTAAAGTTATTTAAAGCTGATTTATTAACGCCTGGAGCTTATCAAGAGGCTATGGAGGGCTGTGAATTAGTATATCATACAGCTTCGCCTTTTATCACAAGCGTAAAAGACCCACAAAAAGAATTAATAGAACCAGCAGAAAATGGAACGGCTAATGTTTTAAATTCAGCGAATGAAGTTGATTCTGTGAAACGTGTTGTAGTTACAAGTAGTTGTGTAGCAATATATACTGATGCTATTGATGCAGTAAATGCACCAGGAGGTGTCCTTACAGAGAAAGTATGGAATACTACAGCATCATTAACTTATCAACCTTATGCTTATTCCAAAACATTGGCAGAAAAGAAAGCTTGGGAAATCGCAAAAGCTCAAAGTAAATGGGATTTAATAACCATCAACATGAGTTTAGTTATGGGGCCATCTCTAAATCCTAATCAAACAACTTCTGAGTCGATGAATATTTTGAAAATGATGGGAGATGGGCAAATGAAAATGGGAGCACCAAAAATGGGGTTAGGTCTAGTTGATGTGAGAGATGTCGCTGAGGCACATTTTAAAGCTGGTTATACTCCAGCAGCACATGGTCGTTATATCACTTCTGCTCACAATACCGATTTTGTTGAAATGGGGTTGACTTTGGCAGCTAAATATGGTGACAAATATCCAATACCTAAAAAAGCTTTACCCAAATGGATGTTAATGATTTTTGGACCAATGGTTAATAAATTGTTTACCCGTAAATTCATTAGAAACAATGTCAATATTCCATGGAAAGCTGACAACTCTAAAATTAAGAAAGAATTAGGGATAGAATTCTTACCTATGAAAAAAACGATGGAAGATTCTTTTCAAATGCTAATCGATGAAGGAATCATCAAATAA
- a CDS encoding helix-turn-helix transcriptional regulator — protein MCYINNELKINFELNFYTRMMKNDDIIYFNSVTAVFNVLGLGKPQHPLIGVVDAKVFNYRKEYLNVKTVSNLYYIILKDGDCGMQYGRNQYDFEEGVLRFLAPNQVLTVTESVDSSYGFVLFFHPDLIRNFPLGKEIDRYSFFDYAVHEALHLSHKEEKILIDCVKNIEFELGENIDKHSQELLVSNLQLLLNYSKRFYERQFITRANSNSDVVSKVEQALKKYYQEEKQLETGLPSTKYFAEEVNLSANYLSDLLKKETGKNTKEHVDDYIVNLAKTQLLNSNDNVSEIAFNLGFNYPHYFSRLFKKKTGETPNAFRAKHYN, from the coding sequence ATGTGTTACATAAACAATGAATTAAAAATTAACTTTGAACTTAATTTCTATACAAGAATGATGAAAAATGATGATATAATATACTTCAATTCTGTAACAGCAGTTTTTAATGTACTAGGTTTAGGAAAACCCCAGCATCCTTTAATTGGAGTCGTTGATGCAAAAGTCTTTAATTATAGAAAGGAGTATCTTAATGTTAAAACAGTATCTAATTTATATTATATAATTCTAAAAGATGGAGATTGTGGAATGCAATATGGTCGAAACCAATACGACTTTGAAGAGGGAGTATTGCGATTTTTAGCTCCAAATCAAGTGTTGACTGTCACTGAATCTGTAGATAGTAGTTATGGCTTTGTATTATTTTTTCATCCTGATTTGATTCGTAATTTTCCTTTAGGAAAGGAAATAGATCGCTACTCTTTTTTCGATTATGCTGTACATGAAGCATTACATTTATCACATAAAGAAGAAAAAATATTAATAGACTGTGTAAAAAATATAGAATTCGAATTGGGTGAAAATATTGATAAACATAGTCAAGAATTATTAGTTTCTAATCTGCAATTGTTGTTGAATTATTCTAAACGTTTTTACGAACGTCAATTCATCACACGTGCCAACAGTAATTCAGATGTAGTAAGTAAAGTTGAACAGGCTCTGAAAAAGTATTACCAAGAAGAAAAACAATTAGAAACTGGACTCCCATCAACTAAATATTTTGCCGAAGAGGTTAATTTATCTGCTAATTATTTAAGTGATTTATTAAAAAAAGAAACAGGAAAAAACACCAAAGAGCACGTAGACGATTATATTGTTAATTTGGCTAAAACCCAATTGTTGAATTCGAATGATAATGTAAGTGAAATAGCTTTTAATTTAGGTTTTAACTACCCACATTACTTTAGCCGTTTATTTAAGAAGAAAACAGGAGAGACACCTAATGCATTTAGGGCTAAACATTACAATTAG